The Stieleria maiorica genome includes the window CCACCTCTTACCCAACCGGCTGATGTCAACCGCTTGTCAGCCGTTTGGCGCGAGCCTACGGGCCCTCCCCAGAGGCTGGAAGCCGGGCGCGCAGCTTTTTGACGCGTCAGACCAGGCAGGGCACTGCGGCGGCGGCGCCGGTGGTGCTGGCCGCCGGGGCGGGCACGGCCGGTTCGACGGTTTGCATCGGCATCGGCATGATGACTTCGGCCGCCGGGATCAGTCGCACGGCTTCACATCGCGACAGATAGAACTGACGTGGTTCTTCGCGGCACAGACACAACGCCAGGAAGCGATCGTCGCCGACAAAACGAATCGGGCTGACGATCCGGCGGGTGCGGTTGCCTTTGGAATCCGAATAGACCATTTCGACGACGAAGGTTTCCGAATCGAACATGGCGCGGCGTAGTACGTTTTTCATGGCGTGTCCCCCTGAAGGATGGTAATCACTTCGGACGTGGCAATTTGGGTCGGCCGATTCGTCCGTTGCGGGCAGGTTTCTGCTTGCCTGGAGAAGTATCAGGGGGCGCCGGACACATTCGGTCACGCCAACAGCGCCGCAACCGGATCGCCGTTGCCGCCGATCTTGAAGGGCCGTCCGTTGGGAGCGAATTGCTCCTTTTCCAGCGGCAATCCGGCCGCTGCGGCGATCGTTTTGTTGAAATCGCTGACCGACACGTGATCTTCGTCGACCGAAAAACCTCGTTTGTCGCTGGCCCCGTACACTTGGCCGCCCTTGATGCCGGCGCCGATCAGAAGCGAACAGAATGCTCCGGGGTGGTGGTCCCTTCCCCCGTTGGCGTTGATCGACGGCTTGCGACCGAATTCGGTGGTCAACACGACCAGGGTTTCATCCAGCAAGCCGGTGCGGTGCAGATCTTTCAGCAAGATCCCCAAGGCGGTGTCCAGGTGTGCGGCCCGGTCATTCAGCCGGCTGTAGATGTCCTGGTGCATGTCCCAGCCCCCGTAGGAAACTTCGACGAAGCGGGCGCCGCCTTGAACCAAACGTCGCGCCAACAAGCAACCTTGCCCCAGCGTGTTGTTGCCATAGGCATCGCGAACGGCCTGGGGTTCCTGCTTGATATCAAACACCTTCAATTGGTCGCTGCCCATCAAGTTGCGGGCTTCGTGATAGAGTTGGTTGTAGGCTTCGATTTTTGTATTGCCGCGGTGCGAGGTTTGGAACTTGGTGTCGAAGCGTTCGGCCAACATCAACCGCCGGGCGAACAGTTCGTCCGGCAGGTACTTGGGCAGTTTGATGTTCTGGATGCCGGCGCTGGGACTGGCGACGGGAACCGGAGAAAGCGACGGTTCCAGGAAGCCGGCGCCGGGATGTCGGTTGGCCCCGCCGATCACGTAGTTGCCCGGCAGTTCGTGGTTGATTCGTCCCTGTTCGGCCAACATCCAGCCTCCCATCGCGGGGTGCTGGATGCTGTTGATCTTCTTGTACGACGTCCGCATCAAGTACTGGCCTTTTTCGTGGGCCCCGGTCTCCGTGCTAAGCGATCGCACGACGGCGATCGCGCCGGCCAGGTAGGCGAGTTTGGGGAATCGGTCTCCGTAGGAGATGCCCGGAACACGCGTTTGGATGGGCTTGGTTTCGCCCGCTTCGGGCACGCCCGTCTTGGGATCAAAGGTGTCCAGGTGCGTCATCGCACCTTCCATGAACAGATAGATGATGTGCTTGGCTTTTCCCGCCGGCGTTCCGGCCGCTTGGGCTTCACCGAGCGAAGCCATCGCACCGGATCCGACGGCGCCCGCGAAGGAGACTCCCAGGCATTGGTTGGCAACGCTGCGCATGAAGTCGCGGCGACACTGGTTGGTTGCTTCGGGTGCAGTCATCGTGATCGTGGTTGGGAGGGGCTGGAAATAGTGTCGGGCGAGTGTGCATCGGGATGGACACCGCCGCTTGGAACACGAACCCTTTGATGATTCGGAGACCGAACGTAGCCACCTTCACCAGAAGGTGGTCCTCCGACGCTCACCACGCTCTGGCGAGCGTAGCTACAGCAAAGAGCAGCGGTCCAATGGAATGAAGGAACATTATTGAACGAACAGGAACTCACGGGTGTTGAGCAAGGCCCAGATGATGTTTCCGTAGCCGACGTTGTCGTTGGGCGTCCGCGAGAGCTCCTTGGCGACGAACAGCCGGTCCTTGGTCGCGGGCCGTCGTGCCAGCACGCTCATGAAGATCGCATCGATACGGTCGCGTGTGTCGCGGATGGCCAAGACATCGTCGACGATCGCCGATCCGCGTTCGAGCATGACGTGGGTGATCGGCCCGTTGAACATGGCCAGAATCTGCGGCACCGTGGCTTCTTTCTCCGCACCGTCGATCGTCTCGCGATCACTTTGGCCGAATTGGCGCAAGAAATGGTCGGCACGCTGTGGCGCGGGCAGCTCACTGGCGCGGCACAGGATATTGCCCTGATAGGCGTGCTTGTTCAACTCTCGGTTGTAAGCCGAAAGAAAGTATGTCTTGGCGAAACGCTCCGACTGGGCCTTGGCCTGTTC containing:
- a CDS encoding WYL domain-containing protein; its protein translation is MKNVLRRAMFDSETFVVEMVYSDSKGNRTRRIVSPIRFVGDDRFLALCLCREEPRQFYLSRCEAVRLIPAAEVIMPMPMQTVEPAVPAPAASTTGAAAAVPCLV
- a CDS encoding DUF1501 domain-containing protein produces the protein MTAPEATNQCRRDFMRSVANQCLGVSFAGAVGSGAMASLGEAQAAGTPAGKAKHIIYLFMEGAMTHLDTFDPKTGVPEAGETKPIQTRVPGISYGDRFPKLAYLAGAIAVVRSLSTETGAHEKGQYLMRTSYKKINSIQHPAMGGWMLAEQGRINHELPGNYVIGGANRHPGAGFLEPSLSPVPVASPSAGIQNIKLPKYLPDELFARRLMLAERFDTKFQTSHRGNTKIEAYNQLYHEARNLMGSDQLKVFDIKQEPQAVRDAYGNNTLGQGCLLARRLVQGGARFVEVSYGGWDMHQDIYSRLNDRAAHLDTALGILLKDLHRTGLLDETLVVLTTEFGRKPSINANGGRDHHPGAFCSLLIGAGIKGGQVYGASDKRGFSVDEDHVSVSDFNKTIAAAAGLPLEKEQFAPNGRPFKIGGNGDPVAALLA